The Megachile rotundata isolate GNS110a chromosome 4, iyMegRotu1, whole genome shotgun sequence region tatatcttcTCAAGTAAAGTTgagaagaaatttttatatacgaCGAAATCAAAGTTTGattgatattataaaattttattcaaatctatactttttatttgcaaattattttatatttttacgtgtTGTGTTACTAgggtacaatattattatttggaGCATTCAGTTTACATTCCTTGATGGGTAGCTTGCTACTTCGCCCTCTGAAATGGTATACAAAAAATGTGACAGATGAATCGAATACAACGAATGAAGTACAATTAActaatgaaaaagaaaataaaaacatagGCAAGTGTCTTTTGAACAGAGTAGAACAGTTTTAGTAttattacagtaataaatatgatatatatttaatacataataGTATAAAATGCATACGATTACAAATTCTTTGtttaaatgataacaaaacTGCTTAGTTATTTCTCAACAATCTTACCTAAttcattgaatttaatttcatgataatgaaattaatcaattatttcaCAAAGCTGTTATTAacgaattgaatttaattttagacgAGAAAAGTAATATTCCGGACGAAGTAAGTCTAAAAGCTTCGGTATTGGATTTAACGGAAAATGTACCACGAAGAAGGAACATGACTATTTCGAGCATCGATCATGATGCTGAAATTGGAAGCATATACGGATATGACACAATATCATACGTTCGGCAATTATCAGAAACGCCAAGTGGtaagaaaaattgtatattctaACTTTTCAACTATTACTTATGTGTAACATTGtttaaatttcaatgaaaaacTTATTTTCTTTGTGAGAAACAGAACAAGATGTATACAGAAGCACTGAAGATTGTCGCGCGGCAAAAGAGCGTAAAGTAGCTCGTCTTAATAAACGATGTAAGTATAACAAATTCATCGAAGAAAGAACAAAAatgtaattcacaaattttaatttcagataAAAGCATCGAGACGATTAATCTTGGTAgcagtattaaaatttttgaagggAAGCCTAACTCTTCGgtgaaatacaataatttaaatagtCGTGAAGACGATTATGATACGCTAAATACAACGGAAAGTAATACTTTGCTAGAAGAAAATAATACTAAAAAGATGGATAGTGGAACTGATTACAAAGAAAagtatgtataaatgtatattacataaatatttttattttaatgccTGACAGCATTTagtaattagtaattaataattggTACAGGTTGCCAATTGGTTAGTAGTTGATAGTGTCATTAATAGTTAGCAATTTGTTGTTTTCGATTATTGATTATTAGTAATTGATCAATAGTTATTTGTAATTGGTCACTAATCGCTAATTAATGATCATTGATTAGCGATAATTGATTTTGAACCATTGATAATTTATCATTGGTCCTTGATCGTTTATTATTGGTTACTGATCATTAACATTGATCATTTATAACTAGAAAGTactgattaataattaataattatttatattaatacttaataataaatactgaaatttttttttcgaattttaatttttaggacTGAGAAGACAAACAAGTGCCGAATATTCAAGATAATAACAGATTTATTCGATCTCGATCTACTACGAGATCCAATCTACGTAAATATGATGATAGGAATGTCTGTGGCTATTTTTGCTGAAATCAATTTCTCTCAGTTAACACCATTTATTTTGTCGGATATGAAGTTCACAAATAATCAAATTGCGACCGTAATGAGTACCATTGCCAGTGTCGATCTCGTCTTTAGAAGTATTTCTCCTTTCGTTGGAGAATGGCTCCATCAACCTCCAAGGATAATGTACATGTTTAGCTTGTGCCTTTTAATTATTAGCAGAACAGGTACGTTTACATACATCATTATTCAGTGTATGCTAATAAACTATATCTACATATGAATGTTAGCACCAAATACAGAAATagtagtaaaaatattacataattttgaCATTCA contains the following coding sequences:
- the LOC100881709 gene encoding uncharacterized protein LOC100881709, which codes for MKNEKKMSGEAVKVVPPDGNWGWMIVVAYALNGMCTVSLMQGFVLVFKDTFPLFGFNATESTIIINTNLAFGMILGLTNGPLLRTFGYRKMAVIGSLLYSTGVIMTTFARSFTLLIICYGIFASLGTCITMSAFSYALNSYFTTKRGRAISLALTIIGFGPIIVPQITTFLVSYYGSQGTILLFGAFSLHSLMGSLLLRPLKWYTKNVTDESNTTNEVQLTNEKENKNIDEKSNIPDEVSLKASVLDLTENVPRRRNMTISSIDHDAEIGSIYGYDTISYVRQLSETPSEQDVYRSTEDCRAAKERKVARLNKRYKSIETINLGSSIKIFEGKPNSSVKYNNLNSREDDYDTLNTTESNTLLEENNTKKMDSGTDYKEKTEKTNKCRIFKIITDLFDLDLLRDPIYVNMMIGMSVAIFAEINFSQLTPFILSDMKFTNNQIATVMSTIASVDLVFRSISPFVGEWLHQPPRIMYMFSLCLLIISRTALIFTKGFISVISVAVGLGIAKGFRSVYMSLVIPSYVPIHRLPNASGIQMIVNGVILLSAGPMLGVMRDNVGSYTPSLITINCVTALTVIIWSVEMSIVRRKNSQKKIAQEEC